One Granulicella sp. 5B5 DNA window includes the following coding sequences:
- the tldD gene encoding metalloprotease TldD — MAAAPHTPSAQFDSQSLDHKQYFFTHLGLSERLLERCLGEALSAGGDFADLYFEAVTSTSLGIDEGIVKTAAQGISVGCGIRVLSGERTGFAYTDDLSADRLLKAARTAALIANGPQTQHVEGFTQAPNAPSLYPITGITADAAISEKLKLIERADKAARAFDPRITQVRASINDELRRILIAASDGTFASDTQPLARLNVFVIAKDETNTAKGTSGGGGRVTLDFFHQPEKSPEHFAREASRTAILQLGAIAAPAGEMEVVLGPGWPGVLLHEAVGHGLEADFNRKKTSAFAGLIGQQVASSKVTVVDNGRMPGRRGSLNIDDEGNATQETVLIENGILRGYLSDKLSAKLMNMPNTGSGRRESYAAIPMPRMTNTYMLSGDDDPADIIKSVKRGLYAVNFGGGQVDITNGKFVFSASEAYLIEDGVITAPVKGATLIGNGPEALKHVSMVGNDLALDEGIGTCGKSGQSVPVGVGMPTIKLDKITVGGTGR, encoded by the coding sequence ATGGCCGCTGCCCCGCACACGCCCTCCGCTCAATTCGATAGCCAATCCCTCGACCACAAGCAATACTTCTTCACGCACCTCGGCCTCTCTGAGCGCCTTCTCGAGCGCTGCCTCGGCGAGGCCCTTTCCGCCGGCGGCGACTTCGCCGACCTCTACTTCGAGGCCGTCACTTCCACCTCGCTCGGCATCGACGAGGGCATCGTCAAGACCGCCGCCCAGGGCATCAGCGTCGGCTGCGGCATCCGAGTCCTCTCCGGCGAGCGCACCGGCTTCGCCTACACCGACGACCTCTCCGCCGACCGCCTCCTCAAAGCCGCGCGCACTGCAGCCCTCATCGCCAACGGCCCGCAAACGCAGCACGTCGAAGGCTTCACGCAAGCCCCAAATGCTCCGTCGCTCTACCCCATCACCGGCATCACCGCCGACGCCGCCATCTCCGAAAAACTCAAGCTTATCGAACGCGCCGACAAGGCAGCCCGCGCCTTCGACCCGCGCATCACCCAGGTCCGCGCCTCCATCAACGACGAGCTCCGCCGCATCCTCATCGCCGCATCCGACGGTACCTTCGCCTCCGACACCCAACCCCTCGCCCGCCTCAACGTCTTCGTCATCGCAAAGGACGAAACCAATACCGCAAAGGGCACCAGCGGCGGCGGTGGCCGCGTCACGCTCGACTTCTTCCATCAGCCCGAAAAATCTCCCGAACACTTCGCCCGCGAGGCCTCCCGCACCGCCATCCTGCAGCTCGGAGCCATCGCAGCCCCCGCCGGTGAGATGGAAGTTGTCCTCGGCCCCGGCTGGCCCGGCGTCCTTCTGCACGAAGCCGTAGGCCACGGCCTCGAAGCCGACTTCAACCGCAAGAAGACCTCCGCCTTCGCCGGCCTCATCGGCCAACAGGTCGCCTCCAGCAAAGTCACCGTCGTCGACAACGGCCGCATGCCCGGCCGCCGCGGCTCGCTCAACATCGACGACGAAGGCAACGCCACGCAGGAGACCGTCCTCATCGAAAACGGCATCCTCCGCGGCTACCTCTCCGACAAGCTCTCCGCGAAGCTGATGAACATGCCCAACACCGGCAGCGGCCGCCGCGAAAGCTACGCAGCCATCCCCATGCCCCGCATGACCAACACCTACATGCTCTCCGGCGACGACGACCCCGCCGACATCATCAAGTCCGTCAAGCGTGGCCTCTACGCCGTCAACTTCGGCGGCGGCCAGGTCGACATCACCAACGGCAAGTTCGTCTTCTCCGCCTCCGAGGCCTACCTCATCGAAGACGGTGTCATCACCGCCCCCGTCAAGGGCGCCACCCTCATCGGCAACGGCCCCGAAGCCCTCAAGCACGTCAGCATGGTCGGCAATGACCTCGCCCTCGACGAAGGCATCGGCACTTGCGGCAAGTCTGGCCAGTCCGTCCCCGTCGGCGTAGGCATGCCCACCATCAAGCTCGACAAAATCACCGTCGGCGGCACCGGCAGATAG
- a CDS encoding Uma2 family endonuclease, whose product MASAIQIPVSEYLQSTYRPDREYIDGEVLERNVGKWLHARIQWLLAGWFLQHESEWNVIGSTEQRLQVSPTRIRVPDLVVLRPSPQPDVLVEPPLLIIEILSPDDTYSSLQERCQDYLAMGVRTVWIIDPKTRSGRTCLANEWLSANRLEVAGTPIHVDLTHLFSQLETPSGS is encoded by the coding sequence ATGGCGAGCGCGATCCAAATCCCGGTCTCCGAGTACCTCCAATCCACCTACAGGCCCGACCGCGAGTACATCGATGGCGAAGTCTTGGAGCGCAACGTGGGCAAGTGGCTACACGCAAGAATTCAATGGCTATTAGCCGGCTGGTTCCTCCAGCACGAATCGGAGTGGAACGTCATCGGCAGCACAGAGCAGCGTCTCCAGGTCTCGCCCACCCGCATCCGCGTCCCCGACCTCGTCGTCCTCCGCCCCAGTCCGCAACCCGATGTCCTTGTTGAACCCCCGCTGCTCATCATCGAAATCCTCTCACCGGACGACACGTACTCCAGCCTTCAAGAGCGCTGCCAGGACTATCTCGCAATGGGCGTTAGGACCGTCTGGATCATCGACCCTAAAACCCGCAGCGGAAGAACATGCCTCGCCAACGAATGGCTCAGCGCGAACCGCCTCGAAGTCGCTGGTACGCCGATCCACGTTGATCTCACACACCTCTTCTCGCAACTTGAGACGCCCTCCGGTTCGTAG
- a CDS encoding glycoside hydrolase domain-containing protein encodes MRRLSATRVHLATLLLLPLLSGCSRGIGLFSSHAAQKPAATVTPIDHIGFDRNDYPGDAAMAALHRTFAFTGYWITPPPEETTNTWAGKRKHLLRQGWGFLVLANGRLDKEILAAQKTHTTPEALARKDAAGAIVSAKKEDFPPHTILFLDQEEGGRLLPEQAAYLLAWTEAVAASDYLPGVYASGQPAPDGPGQTITTIDDIRQQVTAKHLHPIAIFDAQDACPPAPGCSLHPKPLNTSGELDLSPSGNLVVWQYAQSPRRPEITQSCAATYATDGNCYPPGFPKLFLDLDSSSTDDPSHGR; translated from the coding sequence ATGCGTCGTCTCTCTGCCACCAGGGTCCACCTCGCTACCCTGCTCCTGCTTCCACTGCTCAGCGGATGCTCCCGCGGCATCGGTCTCTTCTCTTCTCATGCCGCCCAGAAACCCGCCGCCACCGTCACACCCATCGACCACATCGGTTTCGATCGCAATGACTACCCCGGCGATGCCGCCATGGCCGCCCTCCATCGCACCTTCGCCTTCACCGGCTACTGGATCACCCCGCCCCCCGAAGAAACCACCAATACCTGGGCCGGCAAACGCAAACACCTTCTTCGTCAAGGCTGGGGCTTCCTCGTCCTCGCCAACGGCCGCCTCGACAAAGAGATCCTCGCCGCGCAAAAAACCCACACAACCCCCGAAGCCCTAGCCCGCAAGGACGCCGCCGGCGCCATCGTCTCCGCAAAGAAAGAAGACTTCCCTCCACACACCATCCTCTTCCTCGACCAGGAAGAAGGTGGCCGCCTCCTGCCCGAGCAGGCCGCCTACCTTCTCGCCTGGACCGAAGCCGTCGCCGCCAGCGACTACCTCCCCGGCGTCTACGCCAGCGGCCAGCCCGCCCCCGACGGCCCCGGCCAAACCATCACCACCATCGACGACATCCGCCAGCAGGTCACCGCCAAACACCTCCATCCCATCGCCATCTTCGACGCGCAGGACGCCTGCCCACCCGCTCCCGGCTGCAGCCTCCATCCCAAACCCCTCAACACCTCTGGCGAGCTCGACCTGAGCCCCAGCGGCAACTTGGTTGTCTGGCAGTACGCCCAGTCCCCCCGCCGACCCGAGATCACTCAATCCTGCGCCGCCACCTACGCAACCGACGGCAACTGCTACCCCCCCGGCTTCCCCAAGCTCTTCCTCGATCTCGACTCCTCCTCCACCGACGACCCCTCCCACGGCCGCTGA
- a CDS encoding extracellular solute-binding protein has protein sequence MSSTSHPLARRTFLRSGGAILATAALTGTPSLFAQDLAWLDVASAGSARNMLEGPLKTAAAQTLHLNLRTHAQGADTVARSLVDGTLLADLFIPITASPMGIVMRSGKIQTAWPIAATELVLLYSPKSRFLAQFQAAAQGHANWWEILQQSGIRIARSNPANDPSGRAIFFMMMLAARKYGQPDLVEKVLGSPLNPAQVLSGGNTQARLQSGEIDAMCVYKTGPANTGQPYISLPAEINLSRLHVRDEHPDLRLVVEDKTFYPEPLIFYAGILNNAPNPKGAAAFLAWLQQEQAQALFLSNHFAAPGTSTPIRA, from the coding sequence ATGTCCTCCACGTCACACCCTCTCGCACGACGCACCTTTCTCCGTAGCGGAGGCGCCATCCTCGCGACGGCCGCCCTGACCGGGACACCTTCACTCTTCGCACAGGACCTCGCCTGGCTTGACGTCGCCTCGGCAGGCTCGGCCCGCAACATGCTTGAAGGCCCGCTCAAAACCGCCGCCGCCCAGACGCTCCATCTCAACCTGCGCACCCACGCCCAGGGCGCCGACACCGTCGCGCGCTCCCTCGTCGACGGCACCCTTCTCGCCGACCTCTTCATCCCCATCACCGCCAGCCCCATGGGCATCGTGATGCGCTCCGGCAAAATCCAGACCGCTTGGCCCATCGCCGCCACCGAACTCGTTCTGCTCTACAGCCCCAAAAGCCGCTTCCTTGCGCAGTTCCAGGCAGCCGCACAGGGCCACGCAAACTGGTGGGAGATACTCCAGCAATCCGGCATCCGCATCGCCCGCTCCAACCCGGCAAACGACCCCAGCGGCCGGGCCATCTTCTTCATGATGATGCTCGCCGCGCGCAAGTACGGTCAGCCCGATCTGGTCGAAAAAGTCCTCGGCTCCCCGCTCAATCCAGCACAGGTACTCAGCGGAGGCAACACCCAGGCTCGGCTCCAGAGCGGTGAAATCGACGCCATGTGCGTCTACAAAACCGGCCCCGCCAACACCGGCCAGCCCTACATCTCCCTGCCCGCCGAGATCAACCTCAGCCGGCTTCACGTCCGCGACGAGCATCCCGATCTCCGCCTCGTCGTCGAAGACAAAACCTTCTACCCCGAACCCCTCATCTTCTACGCTGGCATCCTCAACAACGCGCCGAACCCAAAGGGCGCCGCCGCCTTTCTCGCCTGGCTTCAGCAGGAGCAGGCACAGGCACTCTTTCTCAGCAACCACTTCGCTGCGCCCGGCACGTCCACTCCCATCCGCGCATAA
- a CDS encoding GNAT family N-acetyltransferase yields the protein MVRLAKSAAEIAQCFAVMRELRPHLVSEAEFVARVQEQQSEGFLLAMLEHEGAVVTVAGFRVQHLLATGLTLYVDDLVTGAAFRSHGHGKTMLDWLIAYARERGCHTFSLDSGTHRREAHVFYFRERMRVTSFHFALELK from the coding sequence TTGGTTCGACTAGCGAAGAGTGCGGCTGAAATTGCTCAGTGCTTTGCGGTGATGCGGGAGTTGCGGCCGCATCTGGTGAGTGAGGCGGAGTTCGTGGCGCGCGTGCAGGAGCAGCAGAGTGAGGGGTTTCTGCTGGCGATGCTGGAGCATGAAGGCGCGGTGGTCACGGTGGCCGGGTTTCGTGTGCAGCATCTTCTGGCCACAGGGCTAACGCTGTATGTCGATGATCTGGTGACGGGCGCGGCGTTCCGGTCGCATGGGCATGGCAAGACGATGCTGGATTGGCTGATTGCGTATGCGCGGGAGCGGGGGTGCCATACCTTCTCACTGGACAGCGGGACGCACCGGCGTGAGGCGCATGTGTTTTATTTCCGCGAGAGGATGCGGGTGACGAGCTTTCACTTTGCGCTGGAGCTTAAGTAG
- a CDS encoding YfiT family bacillithiol transferase — protein sequence MPVPDIQDPRYPIGKYVAPTAITIVDRTHACEVLAETPSLLREALRGLDSDQKNTPYREGGWTVRQVVHHIADSHMTAFHRVRRALTEDVPTVAGYDEKAFAVLPDVIAPTEWSLELIESLHARWVMMLQGLDEAQWQRRYKHVERGESTIEEATLHYAWHCRHHVAHITHLRAAQGW from the coding sequence ATGCCTGTGCCTGATATTCAAGATCCGCGCTATCCCATAGGAAAATATGTAGCGCCGACAGCGATAACAATTGTGGACCGCACCCATGCGTGCGAGGTGCTGGCGGAGACGCCGAGCCTGCTGCGCGAGGCGCTGCGCGGACTGGACTCAGACCAGAAGAACACGCCGTATCGCGAGGGTGGATGGACGGTGCGGCAGGTGGTCCACCATATAGCGGACTCGCATATGACGGCGTTCCACCGGGTGCGGCGAGCGCTGACGGAAGACGTGCCGACGGTGGCGGGGTATGACGAGAAGGCGTTTGCGGTGCTGCCGGATGTGATCGCACCGACGGAGTGGTCGCTGGAACTGATTGAGAGCCTGCATGCTCGCTGGGTGATGATGCTGCAGGGCCTGGATGAGGCGCAGTGGCAGCGGCGGTACAAACATGTGGAGCGCGGCGAGTCGACGATTGAAGAGGCGACGCTGCACTATGCGTGGCACTGCCGGCACCATGTGGCGCATATTACGCATCTGCGTGCGGCGCAGGGGTGGTAA